One genomic segment of Cellulophaga sp. HaHaR_3_176 includes these proteins:
- the aroA gene encoding 3-phosphoshikimate 1-carboxyvinyltransferase: MKLHLTSPESNHIQANIKVTGSKSESNRILLLQALYSNIKIENVSNSDDAQVMAKGLGIENGEVDIHHAGTAMRFLTAYFATQEGKNVILTGSQRMTERPIKVLVDALRELGAEISYVKNEGYPPIKITGKKINKNKVSLPANISSQYISALLLTAPSLENGIELELVGKITSVPYIKMTLALLTQLGIKNSFEGNSIKVHSKKTVENQTLVVESDWSSASYFYSIAALSEVGSKFTLSAYKQNSLQGDSVLAEIYKEFGVDTVFINNKIELHKVKKPQIEVLEWDLANAPDIAQTISVTCLGLGIGCYLTGLHTLKIKETDRLEALYIELSKLGASILVTDKDLTLQPTSVINADISIDTYNDHRMAMAFAPLAFKTSIIINDAGVVSKSYPDFWTDMEQVQIGVKPLN, from the coding sequence CAAGCAAATATTAAAGTAACCGGCTCTAAAAGTGAGTCTAACAGAATTTTATTATTACAAGCTTTGTATTCAAACATTAAGATAGAAAACGTATCTAATTCTGACGATGCTCAGGTAATGGCAAAAGGTTTAGGTATTGAAAATGGTGAGGTAGATATACATCATGCAGGTACTGCAATGCGTTTTTTAACAGCTTATTTTGCAACTCAAGAAGGGAAAAATGTTATTTTAACAGGTTCTCAACGTATGACGGAGCGTCCTATCAAAGTTTTGGTAGATGCTTTAAGAGAATTAGGAGCTGAAATTAGTTATGTAAAAAATGAAGGATATCCTCCAATAAAAATTACAGGAAAAAAAATAAATAAAAATAAAGTATCACTTCCCGCAAATATTAGTAGTCAATATATTTCGGCTTTATTGTTAACTGCTCCAAGTTTAGAAAATGGAATAGAGCTAGAGTTGGTAGGTAAAATAACCTCAGTTCCTTACATTAAAATGACATTAGCTCTTTTAACACAATTAGGAATAAAAAACTCTTTTGAAGGAAACAGTATCAAAGTACATTCAAAAAAGACAGTTGAAAACCAAACTTTAGTAGTAGAGTCAGATTGGAGTTCGGCATCATATTTTTATAGTATAGCAGCTTTGTCAGAAGTTGGTTCTAAGTTTACGCTGTCGGCTTACAAGCAAAATAGCCTACAGGGAGATAGTGTGTTAGCAGAAATTTATAAAGAATTTGGTGTAGATACCGTTTTTATAAATAATAAAATTGAACTTCATAAAGTGAAAAAACCACAAATAGAGGTTTTGGAGTGGGACTTAGCTAATGCACCAGATATTGCACAAACAATATCTGTCACTTGTTTAGGGCTAGGTATAGGATGTTACCTAACAGGTTTACATACACTGAAAATTAAAGAAACTGATAGATTAGAAGCCTTGTATATAGAGTTGTCAAAACTAGGAGCTTCTATATTAGTTACAGATAAAGATTTGACATTACAGCCTACATCAGTTATAAATGCAGATATTTCTATTGATACGTATAACGATCATAGAATGGCAATGGCCTTTGCGCCACTTGCTTTTAAAACATCAATAATTATAAACGATGCAGGGGTAGTTTCTAAATCTTATCCTGATTTTTGGACAGATATGGAACAAGTTCAAATTGGTGTTAAACCGTTGAACTAA
- the rlmN gene encoding 23S rRNA (adenine(2503)-C(2))-methyltransferase RlmN: MDTVKKKDIRALTKEQLREFFVNNGDKAFRGNQVYEWLWQKAAHSFEAMTNISKETRDMLESNFVINHIKVDVMQRSNDGTIKNAVRLHDDLIVESVLIPTKTRTTACVSSQVGCSLDCKFCATSRLKRMRNLNPDEIYDQVVAIDNESRLYFNRPLSNIVFMGMGEPLMNYNNVLKAIDKITSPEGLGMSPKRIVVSTSGVPKMIRKMADDEVKFKLAVSLHSAVDEIRTSIMPFNANFTLVDLRESLQYWYSKTKSRITYEYVVWKGINDSQSDVNALVDFCKFAPSKVNLIEYNPIDDGEFQQASNEAIDMYVNTLENHNIAVTVRRSRGKDIDAACGQLANKS, encoded by the coding sequence GTGGATACAGTAAAAAAGAAAGACATACGAGCACTTACCAAAGAGCAATTGCGTGAATTTTTTGTAAATAACGGAGACAAAGCTTTTAGAGGCAACCAAGTATATGAGTGGTTGTGGCAAAAAGCAGCGCATTCTTTTGAAGCTATGACTAATATATCTAAAGAAACTAGAGATATGTTAGAAAGCAACTTTGTAATCAACCATATTAAGGTTGATGTTATGCAGCGCAGTAATGATGGTACTATTAAAAACGCTGTTCGCTTACATGATGATTTAATAGTTGAATCTGTTTTGATACCCACAAAAACAAGAACTACGGCTTGTGTTTCAAGTCAAGTAGGTTGTAGCTTAGATTGTAAGTTTTGTGCAACATCTCGTTTAAAGCGTATGCGTAACTTAAACCCAGATGAAATTTATGATCAAGTTGTAGCAATTGATAATGAAAGTCGATTGTACTTTAATAGACCATTAAGTAATATTGTTTTTATGGGTATGGGAGAGCCTTTAATGAATTACAACAATGTACTTAAAGCGATTGATAAAATCACTTCTCCAGAAGGCTTAGGTATGTCTCCAAAGCGAATTGTAGTTTCTACTTCAGGTGTACCTAAAATGATTCGTAAAATGGCAGATGATGAGGTTAAATTTAAGCTAGCCGTGTCATTACATTCTGCTGTTGATGAAATTAGAACATCGATAATGCCTTTTAATGCAAATTTCACATTGGTAGATTTAAGAGAGTCTCTGCAGTATTGGTATTCTAAAACAAAAAGTAGAATTACTTATGAGTATGTCGTTTGGAAAGGGATTAATGATTCTCAAAGCGATGTGAATGCACTTGTTGATTTTTGCAAATTTGCACCATCTAAAGTAAATTTAATAGAGTATAATCCTATCGATGATGGTGAGTTTCAACAAGCTTCTAATGAGGCGATTGATATGTATGTAAATACACTTGAAAACCATAATATAGCAGTTACTGTTCGTCGATCTAGAGGTAAAGATATTGATGCCGCTTGCGGCCAATTAGCCAATAAATCATAA
- a CDS encoding Lipl32 family lipoprotein yields the protein MKKKFIVSLAILLVGGLSATQAQKLKKFGSSVEKKIGPKTIQVPYTDVISYLGYAEAGNEDEVKDNKKFYYIYVWVPLAAPELGVRMVSPTDGKTKGAIASKEYTENASSEDYFDTYITLERSDIVSSDGITEDGAKSANWVTLERNDDSSEMPKQPSGSSYNSLLRYKSEVSNPTKAITAGLYRVGFTTYKTGEVKGTFMAEVASPIKLPGVVMAKTIEELNAKIAE from the coding sequence ATGAAGAAAAAATTTATTGTATCGTTAGCTATTCTGTTAGTTGGAGGTTTAAGCGCTACACAAGCTCAGAAATTGAAAAAATTTGGTAGCTCGGTAGAAAAAAAGATAGGACCTAAAACTATTCAAGTTCCTTACACTGATGTAATTTCTTATTTAGGATATGCTGAAGCAGGCAATGAAGACGAAGTTAAAGACAACAAGAAATTTTATTATATTTATGTGTGGGTACCATTAGCAGCTCCTGAATTAGGTGTGCGTATGGTTTCTCCAACAGATGGTAAAACTAAAGGTGCTATAGCTTCAAAAGAATATACTGAAAATGCTAGTTCAGAAGATTATTTTGACACTTACATTACACTTGAGCGTTCTGACATTGTTTCTAGCGACGGAATAACTGAAGATGGTGCAAAAAGCGCTAACTGGGTTACTTTAGAAAGAAATGATGATAGTTCTGAAATGCCAAAACAACCTAGTGGAAGTAGCTACAACTCTTTACTTAGATACAAAAGTGAAGTAAGTAACCCTACAAAAGCAATTACTGCTGGTTTATATAGAGTAGGTTTTACTACTTATAAAACTGGAGAAGTTAAAGGAACTTTTATGGCTGAAGTTGCTTCGCCAATAAAATTACCTGGTGTAGTTATGGCTAAAACAATTGAAGAATTGAATGCTAAGATTGCTGAGTAA
- a CDS encoding zinc-ribbon domain-containing protein, translating into MILFFGTRQGKTSLKKLDSISCPYCKQLNTLTLIESSNYFHVFWIKLFKLSSHKIAECSHCKRAYYENEFTHEMKQKTIN; encoded by the coding sequence ATGATTCTATTTTTTGGAACTAGACAAGGTAAAACTTCTTTAAAGAAATTAGACTCAATTAGTTGCCCATACTGCAAGCAATTAAACACATTAACTTTAATTGAAAGCTCTAACTATTTTCATGTTTTTTGGATAAAATTATTCAAATTATCATCTCACAAAATTGCAGAATGCTCTCATTGTAAAAGAGCATATTATGAGAATGAATTTACTCATGAAATGAAACAAAAAACTATTAATTAA
- a CDS encoding SIMPL domain-containing protein (The SIMPL domain is named for its presence in mouse protein SIMPL (signalling molecule that associates with mouse pelle-like kinase). Bacterial member BP26, from Brucella, was shown to assemble into a channel-like structure, while YggE from E. coli has been associated with resistance to oxidative stress.) produces MKKHFLNIFILLITITTMAQTTSPSISVNGSTTHTIKPTFNAKMILSLNNVYYDAPGTTFPELKESYLATLEKNGIDLKALKEDKFAYELLRYEKEGTYFEFKTTSIETLEKFISVKAFGVSQSDSSFEYTLTDDEIAMYAKEAYDNAKAKAEAIAKKIDRKVGKAIYIHDNNLNKISESLYYGSDFSKRDYQISVSFELL; encoded by the coding sequence ATGAAAAAACATTTTTTAAACATTTTCATATTACTAATAACGATAACAACAATGGCGCAAACGACTTCACCAAGCATAAGTGTTAACGGGTCAACGACACACACCATTAAGCCTACATTTAATGCTAAAATGATTCTTAGCTTAAATAATGTGTATTACGATGCTCCTGGGACAACTTTTCCAGAATTAAAAGAAAGCTATTTAGCTACTTTAGAAAAGAACGGTATTGATCTTAAAGCATTGAAAGAAGACAAGTTTGCTTATGAACTCTTACGCTATGAAAAGGAAGGTACTTACTTTGAGTTTAAAACCACTTCTATAGAAACGCTTGAGAAGTTTATTTCAGTAAAAGCATTTGGTGTATCACAATCAGATTCTAGCTTTGAGTATACCTTAACGGATGATGAGATAGCAATGTATGCAAAAGAAGCGTATGACAATGCTAAAGCAAAGGCAGAGGCTATCGCAAAGAAAATAGATCGCAAAGTGGGTAAAGCAATATATATCCACGATAATAATCTCAATAAAATATCAGAGTCACTTTATTATGGTTCTGATTTCTCAAAAAGAGACTACCAAATATCGGTTTCTTTCGAACTTTTATAA
- the dnaG gene encoding DNA primase: MISKTTIDQVYETARLEEVIGDFVQLKKSGSNFKGLSPFTDERSPSFMVSPVKQIWKDFSSGKGGNVVAFLMEHEHFTYPEAIKFLAKKYNIEIEETEQSDEQKVQADERESMYLVSEYAQKYFSEILWESELGKAIGLSYFKERGFTDETIKKFSLGYCLDNWDSFTNAALEKGYQIKYLSETGLTIVKEDTANLANSRKFDRFKARVMFPIQSLSGRVLGFGGRILTNDKKAAKYLNSPESDIYHKSKVLYGIYHAKQAIAKEDNCYLVEGYTDVIQFHQRGIENVVASSGTALTPEQIRLINRLTKNITVLFDGDAAGLRASLRGIDLILEQGMNVKVCSFPEGEDPDSFSKNNSLDDVLEYLKENSKDFIQFKASLLFNESANDPIKRADTVRDIVNSISKIPDRIQKEIYIQECASIMNISEAVLFNTLAQIGNKDNAAAIKQQKPEPAKAFDVVKNETTNQKVDVQFELERKIIEILLLYGNLAQEFEDLVLKENEKGDLELEPEVLEAKVYEKIFLDLQDDEIELSNENFRNIYKVLIEALNQDEEFSINKFIAPLEQDMVSEISSILMEEEKYILHDWARKDIYPKEKEKTIAQLASETILTLRCYLVKRRIHSLQEETKVVDNDNREILEEIMNYIQLNTLLNKKLNRVLS, translated from the coding sequence TTGATTTCTAAAACAACAATAGATCAAGTTTATGAAACTGCTCGTTTAGAGGAGGTTATCGGCGATTTTGTTCAGTTAAAAAAATCAGGATCTAATTTTAAAGGATTAAGTCCCTTTACAGATGAACGTTCGCCAAGTTTTATGGTTTCACCTGTAAAGCAAATCTGGAAAGATTTTAGTAGTGGTAAAGGCGGTAATGTAGTTGCTTTTTTAATGGAGCATGAACATTTTACATACCCTGAGGCAATAAAATTTTTAGCTAAAAAGTATAATATAGAGATAGAAGAGACGGAGCAGAGTGATGAGCAGAAAGTACAAGCAGACGAAAGAGAAAGCATGTATTTGGTTTCTGAGTATGCACAAAAATATTTTTCAGAAATACTTTGGGAAAGTGAATTAGGTAAGGCTATCGGTTTAAGTTATTTTAAAGAACGCGGTTTTACAGATGAAACTATTAAGAAATTCTCTTTAGGGTATTGTTTAGATAATTGGGACTCTTTTACCAACGCAGCACTAGAAAAAGGATATCAAATAAAGTATTTATCAGAAACGGGGCTAACCATTGTAAAAGAAGATACGGCTAATCTTGCAAATTCTCGAAAATTTGACCGTTTTAAAGCGCGTGTGATGTTTCCTATTCAATCCTTAAGTGGTCGTGTATTAGGTTTTGGAGGACGTATTTTAACTAATGATAAGAAAGCAGCAAAATATTTAAACTCTCCAGAAAGCGATATTTATCACAAGAGCAAGGTGTTGTATGGTATTTACCATGCAAAACAGGCTATTGCAAAAGAAGATAATTGCTACCTAGTAGAAGGGTATACTGATGTTATACAGTTTCATCAACGAGGAATTGAAAATGTAGTAGCATCTAGTGGTACTGCTTTAACACCCGAACAGATACGATTAATTAATAGACTTACTAAAAACATTACAGTTTTATTTGATGGTGACGCAGCTGGTTTACGAGCTTCTCTGCGTGGTATAGATCTTATTTTGGAGCAAGGAATGAATGTAAAGGTTTGTTCTTTTCCAGAAGGAGAAGATCCAGATAGTTTTTCTAAAAATAATAGCTTAGATGATGTTTTGGAATATTTGAAAGAAAACTCCAAAGATTTCATTCAATTTAAGGCATCATTATTATTTAATGAATCAGCTAATGACCCTATTAAAAGGGCTGATACTGTTCGCGATATTGTAAATAGTATTTCTAAAATACCAGATCGTATTCAGAAAGAAATTTATATTCAAGAATGTGCAAGTATTATGAATATTTCTGAAGCAGTATTATTTAATACACTAGCTCAGATTGGAAATAAAGATAATGCTGCTGCGATAAAGCAACAAAAACCTGAACCAGCAAAAGCATTTGATGTAGTAAAAAATGAAACAACAAACCAAAAAGTAGATGTTCAGTTTGAGTTAGAGCGTAAGATTATTGAAATTTTATTGCTTTATGGTAATTTGGCACAAGAGTTTGAAGATTTGGTGCTAAAAGAAAATGAAAAAGGAGATTTAGAACTAGAGCCAGAAGTTTTAGAAGCAAAAGTCTATGAAAAAATATTTTTAGATCTTCAAGATGATGAGATTGAATTGAGTAATGAAAATTTCAGAAATATCTATAAAGTTTTAATTGAGGCATTAAATCAAGATGAAGAGTTTAGTATCAATAAGTTTATAGCACCTTTAGAGCAAGATATGGTATCTGAAATATCTTCCATATTAATGGAAGAAGAAAAATACATTTTGCATGATTGGGCTAGAAAAGATATTTACCCAAAAGAAAAGGAAAAAACAATAGCACAGTTGGCTAGTGAAACTATATTAACATTACGCTGTTATTTAGTAAAACGTAGAATTCATTCTTTACAAGAAGAAACAAAAGTTGTTGATAATGATAATAGGGAAATCTTAGAGGAGATTATGAATTATATTCAATTAAATACACTTTTAAATAAAAAATTGAATAGAGTGTTGTCATAA
- a CDS encoding response regulator transcription factor has translation MIKVLIADNHPVVRTGIKFVLDTASDFNVIADVSTTTELFEKLETITPDVVMLEMDIPEINGIATLRKIKSEYPDVKVLIYSGQSEDVYALSTIRAGAYGYLSKTADLDYIISAVRKVSKGDMFITNELAQRLAFDEGTKKPRRFFRKLSSREVEVLKMLASGKRNKDVAIGLNLNEKTVSTYKARLMRKLNVDNLVDLLQQAKALELY, from the coding sequence ATGATCAAAGTATTAATTGCGGATAATCATCCAGTAGTAAGAACAGGTATTAAATTTGTTTTAGATACCGCTTCTGATTTTAATGTAATAGCAGATGTTTCAACAACAACTGAGTTATTTGAAAAATTAGAAACTATTACACCGGATGTAGTGATGTTGGAGATGGATATACCTGAGATTAATGGAATAGCTACCCTGAGAAAAATAAAGTCAGAATACCCTGATGTAAAAGTTTTAATTTATAGCGGACAGTCTGAGGACGTTTACGCATTAAGTACAATTAGAGCTGGAGCATATGGTTACCTATCAAAAACAGCAGATTTAGATTATATTATTTCTGCAGTAAGAAAAGTAAGTAAAGGTGATATGTTTATTACAAATGAACTTGCTCAAAGACTTGCTTTTGATGAAGGAACTAAAAAACCAAGAAGGTTTTTCAGAAAACTTTCTAGTAGAGAAGTTGAGGTATTAAAAATGTTAGCTAGTGGCAAACGTAATAAAGACGTTGCTATCGGCCTTAATTTAAATGAAAAAACCGTAAGTACTTACAAGGCTAGATTAATGCGTAAGCTTAATGTAGATAACCTAGTAGACTTATTACAACAAGCTAAAGCTTTAGAGCTTTACTAA
- a CDS encoding polyprenyl synthetase family protein produces MKIVAQIKEPINIEMELFEKKFYESMTSKVALLNRITHYIVNRKGKQMRPMFVFLTAKLLNNGAVNERTYRGASVIELIHTATLVHDDVVDESNKRRGFFSINALWKNKIAVLVGDYLLSKGLLLSIDNNDFDLLKIISVAVREMSEGELLQIEKARRLDITEAIYYEIIRQKTATLIAACCSLGACSVKPDSEDIEVFRKFGEYCGMAFQIKDDLFDYGGAQIGKPTGIDIKEQKMTLPLIHVLNNCSKKDKKWVINSIKNHNKDKKRVKEVIAFVKDNGGLEYAVSKMLSFRDDALELLSRYPDSEYKKSLELMVNYVVERKK; encoded by the coding sequence GTGAAAATTGTAGCTCAAATAAAAGAACCGATTAATATAGAGATGGAACTTTTTGAAAAAAAGTTTTATGAATCTATGACTTCCAAGGTCGCCTTATTAAATAGGATTACACATTATATAGTAAATAGAAAAGGGAAGCAAATGCGTCCTATGTTTGTTTTTTTAACAGCTAAATTGTTAAATAATGGTGCTGTTAATGAGCGAACGTATAGGGGTGCATCTGTAATTGAGTTGATACATACTGCTACTTTAGTACATGATGATGTTGTTGATGAAAGTAATAAAAGAAGAGGTTTTTTTTCGATAAATGCGCTTTGGAAAAATAAGATTGCAGTATTAGTAGGTGATTATTTGTTATCTAAAGGTTTGTTATTGTCTATTGATAATAACGATTTTGATTTACTTAAAATAATATCTGTTGCAGTTCGTGAAATGAGCGAAGGCGAGTTATTGCAAATTGAAAAAGCAAGAAGATTAGATATTACAGAAGCTATTTATTATGAAATTATCCGACAAAAAACGGCAACTCTAATTGCTGCATGCTGTAGTTTGGGTGCTTGCTCTGTGAAACCAGATTCTGAAGATATAGAGGTTTTTAGAAAATTTGGAGAATATTGCGGTATGGCATTTCAGATTAAAGATGATTTGTTTGATTACGGTGGAGCTCAAATAGGTAAACCAACAGGTATTGATATTAAAGAACAAAAAATGACATTACCCCTTATTCATGTTTTGAATAACTGTTCAAAAAAGGATAAAAAGTGGGTAATCAATTCAATTAAAAATCATAATAAAGATAAAAAGAGGGTAAAAGAGGTTATAGCCTTTGTGAAAGATAATGGAGGTTTGGAGTATGCGGTTTCAAAAATGCTTTCTTTTAGGGATGATGCATTAGAACTTTTATCTCGCTATCCTGACTCAGAATATAAAAAATCATTAGAATTAATGGTTAATTATGTCGTTGAGCGAAAAAAATAA
- the queA gene encoding tRNA preQ1(34) S-adenosylmethionine ribosyltransferase-isomerase QueA: MKLSGFNFELPEELLAEYPAENRDESKLMVIHRETGKIEHKMFKDLINYFDEGDVMVLNNTKVFPARLYGNKEKTGARIEVFLLRELNEEQRLWDVLVDPARKIRIGNKLYFGDDDTLVAEVIDNTTSRGRTLRFLYDGSYTDFRRKLKELGDTPLPKYIKRETEAEDADRYQTIYAKHEGAVAAPTAGLHFSKHLLKRLEIKGVDFAELTLHVGLGTFNPVEVEDLSKHKMDSEELIIDEKATEIVNNAIKEKRRICAVGTTAMRGLESGVSSHHTLNTYEGWTNKFIFPPYDFSIANCMVTNFHLPKSTLLMMVSAFMGHDLMKKAYKEAILESYKFYSYGDAMLII, encoded by the coding sequence ATGAAATTATCCGGATTTAATTTTGAGCTTCCAGAAGAACTTTTAGCGGAATATCCTGCAGAAAACAGGGATGAGTCCAAGCTAATGGTAATTCATAGAGAGACAGGTAAAATTGAGCATAAAATGTTCAAAGACCTTATCAATTATTTTGATGAAGGTGATGTCATGGTATTAAACAATACAAAAGTTTTCCCAGCTAGATTGTACGGTAATAAAGAAAAGACAGGAGCTCGTATTGAAGTATTTTTGTTAAGAGAATTAAATGAAGAGCAACGCCTTTGGGATGTTTTAGTAGATCCTGCTCGTAAAATTAGAATTGGTAACAAACTTTATTTTGGTGATGACGATACATTAGTAGCTGAAGTAATTGACAATACAACATCTAGAGGAAGAACACTTCGTTTTTTATATGATGGTTCTTACACTGACTTTAGAAGAAAACTAAAAGAATTAGGAGATACTCCTCTTCCAAAATATATTAAAAGGGAAACAGAAGCAGAAGATGCTGATCGTTACCAAACAATTTATGCAAAGCATGAAGGAGCTGTAGCGGCACCAACTGCTGGTTTGCATTTTTCTAAGCATTTATTAAAACGCTTAGAAATTAAAGGAGTTGATTTTGCTGAGTTGACATTACATGTAGGTTTAGGTACGTTTAATCCTGTAGAGGTTGAAGATTTATCTAAGCACAAAATGGATAGCGAAGAGTTAATTATCGATGAGAAAGCTACAGAGATCGTTAATAACGCAATAAAAGAAAAGAGAAGAATTTGTGCTGTCGGAACTACTGCAATGCGTGGTTTAGAAAGTGGTGTTTCATCTCACCATACATTAAACACATATGAAGGTTGGACAAATAAATTTATTTTCCCTCCTTACGATTTTAGTATAGCAAACTGTATGGTAACAAATTTTCATTTACCAAAATCTACATTATTGATGATGGTTTCAGCATTTATGGGGCATGACCTTATGAAAAAAGCATACAAAGAAGCAATCTTAGAGAGTTACAAGTTTTACTCTTACGGAGATGCAATGTTGATTATCTAA
- a CDS encoding RNA polymerase sigma factor: MKIISFYTNEKNLIKKAISGNSDAQKHLYEKHAPKMLSVCRQYIKDADFAEDVMVTSFVKVFKYLDTFKFEGSFEGWIRRIMIRESITYLRKKQFVVFDDDVFERNSQSHDYFSSEIDVEQIQMLIDRLPEGYKMVFVLYAVEGYKHAEIAEMLQITEGTSKSQLFKARKLLQEQLKKQNILGYGTN; this comes from the coding sequence TTGAAAATTATTTCTTTTTATACAAATGAAAAAAACCTTATAAAAAAGGCGATTTCTGGTAACTCAGATGCTCAAAAGCATTTATATGAAAAGCATGCGCCAAAAATGTTGAGTGTTTGTCGGCAATATATAAAAGATGCTGATTTTGCTGAAGATGTTATGGTGACAAGTTTTGTGAAGGTATTTAAATATTTAGACACCTTTAAGTTTGAAGGAAGTTTTGAAGGATGGATTAGAAGAATAATGATTCGCGAATCAATAACTTATTTGAGAAAAAAACAATTTGTAGTTTTTGATGATGATGTTTTTGAGAGAAACTCACAAAGTCACGATTATTTTTCATCAGAAATAGATGTAGAGCAAATTCAAATGTTGATAGATAGACTACCAGAAGGTTATAAAATGGTATTCGTTTTATATGCAGTAGAAGGATATAAGCATGCTGAAATTGCTGAAATGTTGCAGATAACAGAAGGCACTTCAAAATCTCAGTTGTTTAAAGCTAGAAAGCTGTTGCAAGAGCAGTTAAAAAAACAAAATATATTAGGTTATGGCACCAATTAA
- the nadE gene encoding NAD(+) synthase — translation MQTEKVINHIVDWLKEYAVNAKMEGFVIGISGGIDSAITSTLCAKTGLELLCLEMPIHQAPNQVDRASNHIEWLQKNFPNVKRLQVNLTPVFDSLVEAMPKVDNEEERFMSLANTRARLRMTSLYYFAALERYLVAGTGNKVEDFGVGFYTKYGDGGVDLSPIADLVKTEVWEIGKALGVNDEIVNAAPTDGLWGDDRTDEDQIGASYPELEWAMEMIDKGKTADDFSGREKEVITIYKRLNNANKHKMNPIPVCKIPNSLK, via the coding sequence ATGCAAACTGAAAAAGTAATAAATCATATTGTAGACTGGTTAAAAGAATATGCAGTCAATGCTAAAATGGAAGGTTTTGTTATTGGAATTTCTGGCGGAATCGATTCCGCCATTACCTCTACATTATGTGCCAAAACAGGATTAGAACTGCTATGTTTAGAAATGCCTATTCATCAAGCACCTAATCAAGTAGATAGAGCATCAAACCATATTGAATGGCTTCAAAAAAACTTTCCTAATGTAAAAAGACTACAGGTAAACCTTACACCAGTATTCGACTCATTAGTAGAGGCTATGCCAAAAGTAGATAATGAAGAAGAGCGATTTATGTCGCTTGCAAATACCCGTGCAAGACTGAGAATGACTAGTTTATACTATTTTGCCGCTTTAGAGCGTTATCTAGTAGCAGGCACTGGAAACAAGGTTGAAGATTTTGGCGTAGGATTTTACACCAAGTATGGCGATGGAGGTGTGGATTTAAGCCCTATTGCTGATCTTGTAAAAACAGAAGTTTGGGAAATTGGCAAAGCATTAGGCGTTAATGATGAAATTGTAAATGCCGCACCAACCGACGGCCTATGGGGAGATGACAGAACTGATGAAGACCAAATTGGAGCTTCGTACCCTGAGCTAGAATGGGCAATGGAAATGATCGATAAAGGTAAAACTGCTGATGATTTTTCAGGCAGAGAAAAAGAGGTTATTACTATCTATAAAAGGTTGAATAACGCAAACAAACATAAAATGAATCCAATACCTGTTTGTAAGATTCCAAATTCGTTAAAATAA